In Zea mays cultivar B73 chromosome 7, Zm-B73-REFERENCE-NAM-5.0, whole genome shotgun sequence, the following proteins share a genomic window:
- the LOC103634320 gene encoding villin-5, with amino-acid sequence MVLQPNSEDKHIFSIAPNGQYSTSSAYNGLFTGSVAFEHRAGLQTDWKKEDRFMLPDALFVIRSLKPSTIYWFHFMCLLQNVLTTALKNGGLRHDIHYWIGKDTSQDEVGTAAILTVELDAALGGRAVQYREIHGNETERFLSYFRPCIMPQPGGVASGFNHVEVNEQDYKTRLYVCHGKHVVHVKEVPFARSSLNHDDIFILDTKSKIFQFSGSNSSIQERAKALEVVQYIKDTFHEGKCEIASVEDGRMMSDAEAGEFWGFFGGFAPLPRRAPAEGNEKQEETAFKLLCFDQGKLEPVNCKSLAHELLETNKCYFLDYGAELYVWMGRITSLQERKGASEAAEKLLSDSSRTRTPMIKVIEGFETVAFKSKFKEWPQTPGLKMSSEDGRGQVAALLKRQGLNVKGLMKAAPAKEEPQSYIDCTGNLQVWRVNDKDKVPLSSSDQSKFYTGDCYIFQYTYPGDDKEECLVGTWFGKKSIEDDKVIAVSLASKMVESAKFQAVQARFYEGKEPIQFFVIFQSLQVFKGGISSGYKRFIAEIGIDDESYSEDGLALFRIQGSGPENMQTIQVEPVASSLNSSYCYILHDGNTVFTWAGNLTTALDQELMERLLDVIKPNTQSRSQKEGSETDQFWSLLGGKSEYSGQKMVQELESDPHLFSCILSKGNLKVKEMHHFTQDDLMTEDVFVLDCHTSIFVWVGQQVDVKLRLQALDVGEKFIVLDFLMENLARETPIFTIMEGSEPLFFTRFFTWDLAKSLMHGNSYQRKLAIVKGGGAPALDKPKRRTSIYSGRSTAQDKSQRPRSMSFSPERVRVRGRSPAFTALAATFESSSNRNLSTPPVVKKLYPRSVTPDSSNTSKSSVIAALAGSLDRPSQTPAPAFMKDGSESEKPKQEGDGKGVHTVATSVESLTINEDVKENEPEDEDGLPIYLYERLKTTAVDPVTEIDVTRRETYLSSTEFREKFGMTKEAFSKLPKWKRNKLKIALQLF; translated from the exons ATGGTGCTGCAGCCTAATTCTGAAGATAAGCACATCTTTTCAATTGCCCCAAATGGCCAATATTCTACAAGCTCGGCTTATAATGGCCTTTTCACTGGGTCTGTTGCTTTTGAACACC GTGCTGGACTGCAGACAGACTGGAAAAAAGAGGACCGATTCATGCTCCCAGATGCCCTCTTTGTGATCAGGAGCCTGAAACCATCAACCATTTATTGGTTTCATTTCATGTGTCTTCTCCAGAATGTTTTG ACAACAGCCTTGAAAAATGGTGGTCTTCGCCATGATATCCATTACTGGATTGGTAAAGACACTAGTCAG GACGAAGTTGGAACTGCTGCGATTTTAACAGTAGAGCTTGATGCTGCTCTTGGTGGGCGTGCTGTTCAGTACCGAGAAATACATGGCAATGAAACAGAAAGATTCCTGTCCTATTTTAGACCATGCATCATGCCACAGCCAGGAGGAGTGGCATCTGGATTCAACCATGTTGAGGTCAATGAGCAGGACTACAAGACCCGCTTATATGTCTGCCATGGAAAGCATGTTGTTCATGTTAAAGAG GTTCCCTTTGCTCGATCATCCCTTAATCATGATGACATATTTATTCTGGATACGAAGTCCAAAATTTTCCAGTTCAGTGGCTCAAACTCATCCATCCAAGAGCGAGCAAAAGCTCTTGAAGTTGTGCAGTACATCAAAGACACATTTCATGAGGGCAAGTGTGAAATTGCATCTGTTG AGGACGGTAGAATGATGTCTGATGCGGAAGCTGGTGAATTCTGGGGTTTTTTTGGCGGCTTTGCCCCACTCCCTAGGAGGGCACCTGCAGAAGGCAATGAGAAACAAGAGGAAACTGCTTTCAAATTGCTATG TTTTGACCAAGGAAAGCTGGAGCCTGTCAACTGCAAATCTTTAGCACATGAATTACTTGAGACAAACAAGTGTTACTTCTTAGACTATGGTGCTGAATTGTATGTTTGGATGGGCAGAATTACATCCTTGCAGGAGAGAAAGGGTGCTAGTGAAGCTGCTGAG AAATTGCTCTCTGATTCAAGCCGAACAAGAACACCTATGATCAAAGTGATTGAAGGGTTTGAGACTGTTGCATTCAAGTCAAAGTTTAAAGAGTGGCCACAAACGCCTGGGTTGAAGATGTCATCGGAGGATGGAAGAGGCCAAGTTGCAG CTCTTCTCAAACGCCAGGGCTTAAATGTTAAGGGTTTGATGAAAGCTGCTCCTGCAAAAGAAGAACCTCAATCCTATATTGATTGTACTGGCAACTTGCAG GTTTGGCGtgtaaatgataaagacaaggTTCCACTCTCATCCTCTGACCAATCCAAATTTTACACTGGCGATTGCTACATATTTCAGTATACTTATCCTGGAGATGATAAGGAGGAATGTCTTGTTGGAACCTGGTTTGGGAAAAAGAGCATTGAG GATGATAAGGTAATAGCAGTCTCACTTGCAAGCAAGATGGTTGAATCTGCTAAGTTTCAGGCTGTCCAG GCACGCTTTTATGAGGGGAAAGAACCGATTCAGTTCTTTGTGATATTTCAAAGCTTGCAAGTGTTTAAG GGTGGCATTAGTTCTGGATACAAGAGATTTATCGCTGAAattggtattgatgatgaaagttATTCTGAAGATGGGCTTGCACTCTTTCGTATTCAAGGTTCAGGACCAGAAAACATGCAAACGATTCAAGTTGAACCT GTGGCCTCATCATTGAATTCATCATATTGTTACATTCTACATGATGGAAACACTGTGTTCACTTGGGCTGGAAATCTGACCACTGCATTGGATCAAGAGTTAATGGAAAGGCTGCTTGATGTTATTAAG CCAAACACACAGTCTAGGTCACAAAAGGAAGGGTCAGAAACGGACCAGTTTTGGAGCTTACTGGGAGGCAAATCTGAGTACTCAGGCCAAAAAATGGTGCAAGAACTTGAAAGTGATCCCCATCTTTTCTCATGCATCCTGTCGAAAG GCAATTTGAAG GTCAAAGAAATGCACCACTTTACTCAAGATGATTTAATGACAGAAGATGTTTTTGTTCTGGACTGTCACACGAGCATATTCGTTTGGGTTGGTCAGCAGGTGGATGTTAAACTCAGGTTACAAGCTCTGGATGTTGGGGAG AAATTTATTGTGCTTGATTTCCTTATGGAAAACCTTGCCCGTGAAACACCAATTTTCACCATTATGGAGGGAAGCGAGCCTCTCTTCTTCACTAGATTCTTCACCTGGGACTTGGCAAAATCACTG ATGCATGGAAATTCATACCAGAGGAAACTCGCAATTGTAAAAGGTGGAGGTGCTCCAGCGTTGGAT AAACCGAAACGACGAACATCCATCTATTCAGGAAGGAGTACTGCACAAGATAAATCCCAACGCCCCAGAAGCATGTCCTTCAGCCCTGAGCGTGTCCGTGTTAGGGGAAGATCTCCAGCATTCACTGCATTGGCAGCTACTTTTGAAAGTTCAAGCAACAGAAATCTTTCGACTCCACCTGTAGTTAAGAAACTTTACCCGAGATCTGTTACACCTGATTCATCGAATACTTCCAAGTCATCTGTAATTGCCGCTCTGGCTGGTTCTTTGGATCGCCCTTCTCAAACTCCTGCTCCAGCATTCATGAAAG ATGGTTCTGAGTCAGAGAAGCCAAAACAGGAGGGAGATGGTAAAGGTGTTCATACTGTGGCCACTAGTGTTGAATCTCTGACTATAAATGAAGATGTAAAAGAAAACGAGCCAGAAGATGAAGACGGCCTTCCTATTTACCTGTATGAACGTCTGAAGACCACAGCTGTTGATCCTGTCACTGAAATTGATGTCACGAGGCGAGAG ACCTACTTATCTTCGACTGAATTCAGAGAGAAGTTTGGGAtgacaaaggaagcatttagcaaGCTTCCGAAGTGGAAGCGGAACAAGCTAAAAATTGCTCTTCAACTTTTTTAG